In the Brassica napus cultivar Da-Ae chromosome A7, Da-Ae, whole genome shotgun sequence genome, one interval contains:
- the LOC106401630 gene encoding TVP38/TMEM64 family membrane protein slr0305-like encodes MRSLTSGLIIRSSSLPFTLYKRFHFLKPCSSLKQTNKKKQKQSLPPSTAPPPQTLRWLFTPKSSDDEDAKSSTDGDAALKGTILAGVLLIGSVGGFAGVGYVYRDQINTFLSQFSTLIEGYGPAGYALFIAVYAGLEILAIPALPLTMSAGLLFGSLVGTIIVSISGTMAASVAFLIARYFARERILKLVEGNKKFLAIDKAIGENGFRVVTLLRLSPLLPFSLGNYLYGLTSVKFVPYVFGSWLGMLPGSWAYVSAGAFGRAIIQEESNVGLPGGNGQLLTLGLGLLVTALAATYVTRLAKDAIKDIDDE; translated from the exons ATGCGCAGCCTCACTTCCGGTCTCATCATCAGATCATCTTCTCTCCCATTCACACTCTACAAACGGTTTCACTTCCTCAAGCCATGTTCTTCCCTCAAACAGACCAACAAGAAGAAGCAGAAACAGTCTCTCCCTCCCTCCACCGCCCCTCCTCCCCAGACTCTCCGGTGGCTCTTCACTCCCAAATCCAGTGACGACGAAGACGCTAAATCCTCCACGGATGGGGATGCTGCTCTTAAGGGCACGATTCTTGCCGGAGTTTTGTTGATTGGTAGTGTTGGTGGATTCGCCGGAGTTGGATACGTCTACAGGGACCAGATCAATACCTTTCTCTCTCAGTTCTCTACTCTTATCGAAG GTTATGGTCCTGCTGGGTATGCACTGTTCATTGCCGTGTATGCTGGGCTTGAG ATACTAGCCATTCCCGCTCTCCCGTTGACCATGTCAGCTGGTCTTCTCTTCGGTTCTCTTGTTGGCACTATCATAGTTTCTATCAGTGGAACA ATGGCTGCTAGTGTTGCTTTTCTGATTGCTAGATATTTTGCTAGAGAGCGTATCCTTAAGTTAGTTGAAGGCAACAAGAAGTTCCTCGCCATTGATAAAGCCATTGGTGAAAATGGGTTTAGGGTTGTTACTCTCCTTCGTCTTAGCCCTCTCCTTCCTTTCTCTCTTGGCAACTACCTCTACGGCTTGACGTCTGTCAAGTTTGTGCCTTATGTCTTTGGAAG ctgGTTGGGAATGCTTCCAGGGTCTTGGGCTTATGTTAGTGCTGGGGCTTTTGGACGAGCTATCAtt CAAGAAGAATCTAATGTTGGCTTGCCTGGAGGAAACGGCCAGCTTTTAACACTCGGGTTGGGTTTGTTGGTAACTGCATTGGCTGCAACATATGTGACACGTCTTGCAAAG GATGCTATCAAGGACATTGATGATGAGTAG